From Cellvibrio zantedeschiae, the proteins below share one genomic window:
- a CDS encoding glycosyltransferase family 4 protein: MSIKVTHIVRQYLPSIGGMEEVVRNIAMHQLRHSNQQTRIITLNRLFRNANTELPEREIIDGIEVIRLPFYGSSRYPICPTVLRELGDTDVIHVHGVDFFYDFLAATKWLHKRPLVLSTHGGFFHTQFASRAKQTYFKTITRLSSFAYDSVVATSANDGELFSQIMRKPKLQVIENGVDTEKYADDAALELQPTLIYFGRWSSNKGLLEALDLFAQLRERDDRWHLIIAGREYDHSLAELRAQVEALRLNGHVTLAANPSDEEIKDLIQQASYFLCLSHHEGFGIAPIEGMSAGLTPVLSDIPPFKRLVGNSGLGFNISNETSASDVIDQLLQLHEQGESAYAKRRSAAMAFAKHYAWSKVADRYLEIYEDLAGSDKGQLQGEFQP; this comes from the coding sequence ATGTCTATTAAAGTTACTCACATAGTTCGCCAATACTTACCGTCGATTGGTGGAATGGAAGAAGTCGTGCGCAATATTGCCATGCACCAATTGCGTCATAGCAATCAGCAAACCCGCATCATTACGCTCAACCGCCTGTTCCGGAATGCGAATACCGAGCTGCCCGAGCGCGAAATAATCGACGGCATAGAGGTTATCCGCCTGCCTTTTTACGGCTCCAGTCGTTACCCCATCTGCCCCACAGTTTTGCGCGAGCTTGGTGACACCGATGTGATCCACGTTCACGGTGTGGATTTCTTTTACGATTTCCTCGCGGCCACCAAATGGCTGCACAAACGCCCTCTGGTTTTGTCTACACACGGTGGATTTTTCCACACCCAATTTGCGTCGCGTGCAAAACAAACCTATTTCAAAACAATCACTCGGTTGTCGTCCTTTGCTTACGACAGTGTGGTCGCTACCAGCGCTAATGACGGCGAGTTGTTCAGCCAAATTATGCGCAAGCCAAAACTGCAGGTGATTGAAAATGGTGTGGATACTGAAAAATACGCCGATGATGCTGCACTCGAATTACAACCCACCCTGATTTATTTTGGCCGCTGGTCGTCCAATAAAGGTTTGCTTGAAGCATTGGATTTATTCGCCCAATTGCGCGAGCGCGACGACCGCTGGCATTTGATTATTGCGGGGCGCGAATACGATCACAGCCTTGCGGAACTTCGTGCACAAGTTGAAGCACTGCGCCTTAACGGTCACGTCACTCTCGCTGCTAATCCTAGCGACGAGGAAATTAAAGATCTCATCCAACAGGCCAGCTATTTTCTTTGCTTGTCGCATCATGAAGGTTTTGGTATAGCACCCATTGAAGGTATGAGTGCGGGTTTAACGCCGGTGCTGAGCGATATTCCACCCTTTAAACGCTTGGTAGGTAATTCCGGTTTGGGTTTCAACATCAGTAATGAAACCAGCGCATCCGACGTGATTGATCAGCTTTTGCAGCTGCATGAACAAGGCGAATCAGCCTATGCAAAACGTCGCAGCGCCGCTATGGCATTCGCTAAACACTATGCCTGGTCTAAAGTCGCAGACCGCTACCTTGAAATTTATGAAGACCTCGCGGGCTCTGACAAGGGCCAGCTGCAGGGAGAATTTCAACCATGA
- a CDS encoding glycoside hydrolase family 5 protein: protein MNQLLKSGWVKLILFSFITSPLLAAAHCLNQERLTGVNLSGAEFNSSKLPGTPYKDYTFPTEAELTYVAAQGANVIRLPFRWERVQPSAMGALASAELKRIQGTVASASAKGLCVILDVHNYAKYYSQTLNGDAALQNAFVDLWQRMAIVFSDPKQTAFGLMNEPSYMPREEWASLAKRTLSELRNAGSTNMVFIAGGHWSGLHDWFSPAVGLSNANLFADVNDPLKRTVLEVHQYADKDFSGSGSTCRAVNEFDPFFTKVTEWAKVNRQKFFLGEFGMPQTPECMLALERFLSLMTGPEWKGWTYWAAGGWWGKYPLAVNTGSATPSQQWPIMQKYFYRGAPAKKGPPIAPLPRTRKN from the coding sequence ATGAACCAGCTCCTCAAATCCGGCTGGGTGAAGCTGATACTTTTCAGTTTTATAACAAGCCCCTTACTAGCCGCAGCGCACTGCTTAAATCAGGAGCGTTTGACGGGCGTTAATTTGAGTGGTGCTGAATTTAATTCATCAAAACTGCCCGGCACGCCTTACAAAGATTACACATTTCCCACCGAAGCAGAACTCACCTATGTAGCAGCGCAAGGTGCAAATGTTATTCGCTTGCCGTTTCGTTGGGAGCGCGTACAACCTAGTGCAATGGGGGCATTGGCATCTGCAGAACTGAAGCGAATTCAAGGCACAGTTGCATCCGCTAGCGCAAAAGGTTTGTGCGTGATTTTGGATGTACACAACTACGCAAAATATTACAGCCAAACTTTAAATGGCGATGCAGCACTGCAAAATGCTTTTGTAGATTTGTGGCAACGCATGGCCATTGTATTTAGCGATCCCAAACAAACCGCGTTTGGTTTGATGAACGAGCCCAGCTACATGCCACGTGAAGAATGGGCAAGTCTCGCTAAACGCACTTTGTCCGAACTGCGCAATGCCGGTTCAACCAATATGGTGTTTATTGCTGGCGGCCATTGGAGCGGATTGCACGATTGGTTCTCCCCTGCGGTGGGTTTGTCGAACGCCAATCTTTTTGCAGACGTTAACGATCCGCTCAAACGCACTGTATTAGAAGTTCACCAATATGCCGACAAAGATTTTTCCGGCTCGGGTAGCACCTGTCGCGCCGTAAATGAATTCGATCCATTTTTTACCAAAGTCACCGAGTGGGCAAAGGTAAACCGTCAGAAATTCTTTTTGGGTGAATTTGGTATGCCACAAACGCCCGAGTGCATGCTGGCGCTTGAACGCTTTCTTAGCCTTATGACCGGCCCCGAATGGAAAGGTTGGACTTATTGGGCCGCAGGCGGTTGGTGGGGCAAATATCCCTTAGCAGTCAACACTGGCTCTGCTACGCCCTCACAACAATGGCCCATTATGCAGAAATATTTTTATCGCGGCGCGCCGGCGAAAAAAGGTCCGCCCATAGCACCACTACCACGCACCCGCAAAAATTAA
- a CDS encoding GumK N-terminal domain-containing glycosyltransferase, whose translation MNLKDELNEITANSPNYTDDNVYLVLSAHDYRSPRRANIHFITSELAKRGRTRFFSLRYSHLSKYTSDPRISLDYAANQVGIYQGVECYLWKTTIHPFNTRRRWLRPLETAMYNWYSNGYNQVLRNWIEEATVILLESGVAPVFFDLIKELNPNAKILYRASDALETINVAEYVNKTFARIASQLNTIALPSKALAETIPSKHNLAFVPHGIDHSVAQQADPSPYESGINAVSVGSMLFDPDFFVHAAKRFPNITFHIIGSGQATHPDYGDNVKIYGEMPFNKTLCYIKHADLGIAPYSSDNMPAYLRDTSMKLIQYDFFEIPAICPFFIAADYPNRFGYEIGNGDSIEHAIKRALNPSKPLIAQRVLSWSEVTERMLQPQLYRDTEMSL comes from the coding sequence ATGAACTTGAAAGATGAATTAAATGAGATCACTGCTAACAGCCCAAACTACACGGACGATAATGTTTATTTAGTCTTGTCTGCGCATGATTATCGCTCACCGCGCCGCGCAAATATTCATTTTATTACGTCGGAACTTGCCAAACGCGGACGCACGCGTTTTTTCTCGTTGCGTTACAGCCATCTTTCAAAATACACGTCTGACCCGCGCATTTCACTCGACTATGCAGCCAACCAAGTTGGAATTTATCAGGGCGTGGAATGTTATTTGTGGAAAACAACTATTCATCCATTCAACACTCGTCGCCGCTGGTTGCGCCCGCTCGAAACCGCCATGTACAACTGGTACAGCAATGGCTACAACCAGGTACTGCGCAATTGGATTGAAGAAGCTACGGTTATTTTATTAGAGAGCGGTGTTGCGCCCGTGTTTTTTGATCTCATTAAAGAATTGAATCCCAACGCAAAAATTCTCTATCGCGCATCAGATGCATTGGAAACAATCAATGTGGCCGAATACGTGAACAAAACCTTTGCACGCATCGCGAGCCAATTAAATACAATTGCACTGCCTTCCAAAGCACTCGCAGAAACGATTCCCAGTAAACACAATCTAGCCTTTGTTCCTCATGGAATTGATCATTCTGTTGCGCAACAAGCAGATCCTTCACCCTACGAATCAGGTATTAATGCGGTGTCTGTGGGCTCCATGTTATTTGACCCGGATTTTTTTGTGCATGCGGCAAAACGGTTTCCCAATATTACATTTCATATTATTGGTTCGGGCCAAGCCACTCACCCCGATTATGGTGACAACGTAAAAATCTACGGCGAAATGCCATTCAACAAAACTTTGTGTTACATCAAACACGCGGATCTTGGTATTGCCCCCTATTCCAGTGACAACATGCCCGCCTATTTACGTGATACCTCAATGAAATTAATTCAATATGATTTTTTTGAGATTCCGGCAATTTGCCCATTCTTTATTGCAGCGGATTATCCCAACCGTTTTGGTTACGAAATTGGCAATGGCGATTCCATTGAGCATGCGATCAAGCGCGCCCTAAATCCTAGCAAACCTTTAATTGCACAACGGGTTTTAAGTTGGAGCGAAGTTACTGAACGTATGTTGCAACCGCAACTCTATCGCGACACGGAGATGAGTCTATGA
- a CDS encoding WecB/TagA/CpsF family glycosyltransferase — MTAYALADKEISDTLILGGFPLLRTTSSDLSKQLGQVLDTNEQHLLFFANTNFIVKCQPLQKSMSAVNTLIVNDGIGVDIGTWLIHRKKFPENLNGTDFIPQYLNSVRDKARVFLFGAKPGIAQRAAETLRKVHGVNVVGTCDGYEQAKSSNQLISDMNAANANVILVAMGNPAQEKWILEHHHQLNASVFIGVGALLDFLAGDKPRAPRIVQKLRLEWFYRLCLEPSRLMRRYTFDIAIFLALCLSTAKVRKTDSPLN; from the coding sequence ATGACGGCCTATGCACTCGCAGACAAAGAAATTTCCGACACTCTGATACTTGGTGGTTTTCCGTTACTGCGAACCACCTCGTCAGATTTATCAAAACAATTAGGACAAGTATTGGATACGAATGAACAGCACCTGCTTTTCTTTGCCAACACTAATTTTATTGTTAAGTGCCAGCCCCTGCAAAAAAGTATGAGTGCGGTTAACACACTTATCGTAAACGACGGCATAGGTGTCGATATAGGCACCTGGCTAATCCACCGCAAAAAATTTCCAGAAAACCTTAACGGAACAGATTTTATTCCCCAGTATTTAAATAGTGTACGGGATAAGGCACGGGTATTTTTATTTGGCGCCAAGCCAGGCATTGCGCAGCGAGCCGCAGAAACCTTACGTAAAGTTCACGGCGTAAATGTAGTTGGGACTTGCGATGGCTATGAACAGGCTAAAAGTTCCAACCAACTAATTAGCGATATGAATGCCGCAAATGCCAATGTGATTTTGGTGGCTATGGGAAATCCTGCGCAGGAAAAATGGATTTTGGAACATCATCATCAATTAAATGCATCAGTTTTTATTGGTGTTGGCGCGTTGCTGGATTTCCTGGCGGGCGACAAGCCGCGTGCGCCACGAATAGTTCAGAAGCTTCGCCTGGAATGGTTCTATCGTTTGTGCCTTGAGCCCTCCCGGTTAATGCGTCGCTACACATTCGACATAGCCATCTTTCTGGCCTTGTGCTTAAGCACTGCAAAAGTACGAAAGACGGATTCACCGCTTAATTAA
- a CDS encoding glycosyltransferase family 4 protein — protein sequence MRILASPAFANKKVNPYNALLYSNMKAFTRAHTKNLVHEYSHKKAILEKFDIVHFHWPDGYINQKNIFKALQRSILLSFILMIVKLKGSKIVWTVHNVAPHDAFHPRYSQAFMRWFARQCDGLIFMSEESKATFFSLYNCKENIHYAIIPHGHYRNSYPDPIDQAAAKNHLGLPQNKQVLLFFGMIKPYKNIDLLMELFTQAKLFDYVLVVAGNTDSPELKERLKQHAKNPNIHLLLQFIPDDRLHIYLSAADAVILPYKSILNSGALLLALSFNKPVIAPHIGAFVSLQQELGRKWIYSYAEDLEVGALKNALRHLEAQDRSSPCPLENYDWDKIAASTLAFYRQLFPISSSSEQALSS from the coding sequence ATGCGAATTCTAGCCTCACCTGCTTTTGCAAATAAAAAAGTAAACCCCTACAACGCCCTGCTTTACAGCAACATGAAAGCTTTTACACGTGCGCACACCAAAAATTTGGTGCACGAATATTCACACAAAAAAGCCATTTTGGAAAAATTCGATATAGTGCACTTCCACTGGCCCGATGGTTACATCAATCAGAAAAATATTTTTAAAGCATTGCAAAGATCTATTTTGCTGAGCTTTATTCTGATGATAGTCAAATTAAAAGGTAGCAAAATTGTATGGACCGTTCACAACGTTGCGCCACACGATGCATTTCACCCTCGCTATTCGCAAGCTTTTATGCGCTGGTTTGCCAGGCAATGCGACGGTTTGATTTTTATGAGCGAAGAAAGTAAAGCAACCTTCTTCAGCTTGTACAACTGCAAAGAGAATATTCACTACGCGATTATTCCCCACGGTCATTACCGCAATTCCTACCCTGACCCGATTGACCAGGCAGCAGCAAAAAACCATTTGGGATTGCCACAAAATAAGCAAGTGCTACTTTTTTTTGGCATGATCAAGCCCTACAAAAACATTGATTTGCTTATGGAGTTATTCACCCAGGCAAAACTCTTTGATTATGTATTGGTTGTAGCAGGCAACACTGATTCACCAGAATTAAAAGAACGATTGAAACAGCATGCCAAAAATCCAAACATCCATTTGCTTTTGCAGTTTATTCCCGACGACAGATTGCATATATATCTCAGCGCTGCTGATGCGGTAATTCTGCCTTACAAATCCATTTTAAATTCTGGCGCATTGCTGTTAGCCCTGTCTTTCAACAAACCTGTAATCGCTCCACATATTGGCGCGTTTGTTTCGTTGCAGCAAGAATTAGGGCGAAAATGGATTTATAGCTATGCGGAAGATTTGGAAGTCGGTGCATTAAAAAATGCATTGCGACATTTGGAAGCGCAAGACCGCAGCAGCCCTTGTCCATTGGAAAATTATGATTGGGACAAAATCGCGGCGTCGACCCTCGCGTTTTATCGACAACTTTTTCCTATTTCATCCAGCTCGGAACAAGCATTGAGTTCATGA
- a CDS encoding lipopolysaccharide biosynthesis protein, with amino-acid sequence MNLKQNLGRSTAWMSLAASGNSIISFIIFIVLSRILSATDIGLVAFALIVVEIGKLIVNAGITQAVIQRAEWDNTYASTCFYLNVFFSVIVTFVTMFVAAPILAHYYEPAAAPILKVLAIIFFLEGLKAVHEGKLKREFSFRVIALRTIVGSLASGVLGIYLAFNGFGVWALVWQQIVCQLLISYITISSAKWMPNFSYSWNYSKQILSFSTPLTGAQIIGNIGSKIFEMLVGIMMGPAALGFFRVGGRALYILQDVVLKPLETTILSALSRIEQPQQQALGVMRIIRMSCYITFPIFFGAAAIGPEFITFAFGEKWEMSGYIMTALAIGIAPLVVSQQINAVLTASGNSHLVMVLASITFVANCVFGSIAIPFGLIATALAFSLRSYLTLFFNLQFFKRVYGFGILHVLKIAAPSFISSLLMFAGLFAIKLFVTNSLPPVLALIILCASGAVIYALCVRIIFKQETKIFLLETIDLVPLKLKPVLGNIQRLIKLT; translated from the coding sequence ATGAATCTTAAGCAGAATTTAGGTAGAAGCACCGCATGGATGAGCCTTGCCGCAAGTGGCAATAGCATCATCAGCTTCATTATTTTTATTGTACTGTCACGCATCCTGAGCGCGACTGATATAGGCTTGGTGGCATTTGCACTTATTGTTGTGGAAATTGGCAAACTTATTGTCAACGCGGGTATCACACAAGCCGTTATCCAACGGGCAGAATGGGACAATACCTATGCATCCACGTGTTTTTATTTAAACGTATTTTTTTCGGTTATTGTTACTTTCGTCACCATGTTCGTCGCAGCGCCCATACTTGCCCACTACTATGAACCCGCAGCTGCACCCATCTTAAAAGTCTTGGCGATCATATTTTTCCTGGAAGGTTTAAAGGCAGTTCATGAAGGAAAATTAAAACGCGAATTTTCATTCCGCGTGATAGCCCTAAGAACCATTGTGGGCAGTTTGGCTTCTGGCGTGCTGGGAATTTATTTGGCCTTCAACGGTTTTGGTGTATGGGCACTGGTATGGCAACAGATTGTTTGCCAATTATTAATCAGCTACATCACCATCAGCTCAGCCAAATGGATGCCAAATTTTTCCTACTCATGGAATTACTCCAAACAAATTCTCAGCTTTTCAACCCCGCTCACGGGCGCACAAATTATTGGCAACATAGGTTCAAAAATTTTTGAAATGCTCGTTGGCATTATGATGGGGCCCGCTGCATTGGGTTTCTTTCGCGTTGGCGGAAGAGCGCTTTATATCTTACAGGACGTCGTCTTAAAGCCGCTTGAAACCACCATTCTGTCTGCGCTTTCGCGTATTGAACAACCGCAACAACAGGCCTTGGGAGTTATGCGAATTATTCGCATGAGCTGTTACATCACCTTCCCGATTTTCTTTGGCGCTGCTGCCATAGGCCCGGAATTTATTACCTTTGCATTCGGTGAAAAATGGGAAATGAGCGGCTACATAATGACTGCGCTCGCTATTGGAATTGCTCCACTAGTCGTTAGCCAGCAAATTAATGCCGTACTCACCGCCAGCGGAAACTCACATCTTGTTATGGTGCTGGCGTCTATCACCTTTGTTGCCAATTGCGTGTTTGGGTCAATCGCAATTCCATTTGGGCTTATTGCAACCGCCTTGGCGTTTTCGCTGAGAAGCTATCTAACGCTATTTTTTAATTTGCAATTTTTTAAACGTGTTTATGGTTTCGGCATCCTGCATGTTTTAAAAATAGCTGCCCCCTCTTTTATATCTTCACTTCTAATGTTTGCAGGTTTATTTGCGATTAAGTTATTTGTTACCAACAGCCTGCCTCCCGTTCTGGCATTAATTATTCTGTGTGCAAGCGGTGCAGTTATATACGCCCTGTGTGTGCGCATTATTTTCAAGCAGGAGACAAAAATATTTCTGCTAGAAACAATTGATCTTGTTCCTTTAAAACTAAAACCCGTATTGGGGAATATACAGCGCTTGATTAAATTGACCTAA